A genomic region of Cannabis sativa cultivar Pink pepper isolate KNU-18-1 chromosome 1, ASM2916894v1, whole genome shotgun sequence contains the following coding sequences:
- the LOC115704791 gene encoding dolichyl-diphosphooligosaccharide--protein glycosyltransferase subunit 4A: MFDDQDLGFVANFLGIFIFVLVIAYHYVMADPKYEGS; the protein is encoded by the coding sequence ATGTTTGATGATCAAGACTTGGGCTTTGTCGCCAATTTCCTTGGCATTTTTATATTTGTGCTGGTGATTGCTTACCATTATGTAATGGCCGACCCCAAATATGAAGGTAGCTAA